In Oncorhynchus tshawytscha isolate Ot180627B linkage group LG01, Otsh_v2.0, whole genome shotgun sequence, the genomic stretch GCACAGTCCTTCCACTAAATGAATCTTTGTAACGTTATCAGTggacattttaaagtagtcattgTGAATAAAGATGTATGGTTTGTTATTAagctttgaaatcaatggttgtTTGTCATCCAAAAGAGTGATGACTACTATTCTGTCTCGGGGAAAATAATGACATGGATTTCATTGTAGCTTGCTGGTTACAATGGCTAAGATTTAGCCTACGCTGCTACCAGGCAAATACAAAGCAATTCATGAATTATGAATGAGTGACTGTGGATGAATATGATACTGTATCAGATATGGCATAATAATCAACTAACCTTAAGGAAGAAAACGTTGTTTGCTATCCGTTATGGTTAGAAATGACGTTAATTGAGCTGGGTTTATCAGATGATTAAGCAGTAGCATAACGTTAGCAAGTGGATGTCCAGGCAGCAGGCTACTGTTGCTCTGTTATTGTTAGCTAGCAACAAGCCACCCATCTAGCTATGAACTTACCTTGATCTTTCATGTCTCTCTTTGAATCCATCATTTTATAGTTAGGTTAGATAGCTCATGTACTGAACATAGAACTGGATAGTGATTTCTTTGAGAATTTGGAGTGAAATTGTCATCTGTCCTTGATGTTGCAGGACAGTTGACGACGGTAACGCTATCCAGTGCAGGTAGCTACgggattagctagctagcacggTGGCTAACATGATGCCTATTTGCACACTTGTTGGAAGCAAATGATTCCGCAAACGTTGCTACTCGGTTAAAACCGAAGCGAGCCACAATACACTATATTACTGTGTCCCAAAACGAGAAGAAAAAATGTCATGTTGACCTGACTTTGTGCGTTTGCAAAATCCCTCTGTCCAGTCCGACCAGAGCCCTCTTTTCTGAGGACCAGGGAGCAGAATAACTGTTGAATTTATGAATGCGCAACGCCGGTTCAATGTGACCGGGATAAATTAAATATCGGCAAAAAATGATCTAAATGATTGCCTGCAGCACAAATACAGTCACCAACTCTCTAGATTACATAAacaacctaaccagctctgctgggtgagtaaaatggtcaacGTGTTCAGAAGTATTCTGTCACTTGTGTCTAGAAGTAGCTAGGTCATTTTAGACAATTAACATTAAATTGGCCGCTGCCGTTGCGGTCAGTACGCTGGGACCAAACCTACTCCTCGGCCGGGGCGTCCGGAGTGAAACGCTCTGATTTACTAACGCACCCTTAAAGATGACTCCCGGAAGACATGCACGGTTTGGTTTGTTAAGGTAACGTAGCTATCATATACGAAAATCGCAATTTTCTTTTCAAATCTGTCATTTCACCGCGGCTGTGTTCTGGAACTAGAAAAACGAGGCTACGTATCCTCTTTGAATTCTACTAATACACGGGGGAAATACAATTGAGCCTTTCTGCAGATGAAACGGGAACAATATTTACgtctgaaaaatatatatatatatttacctttatttaactaggcaagtcagttaagaacaaattcttattttcaatgacggcctaggaacagtgggttaactgcctgttcaggggcagaacgacagacttacCAGCTCGGGAgttttgaatttgcaaccttccggttactagtccaccactctaaccactaggctagcctgCCGCCCCGAATATTATTTGCAATCCAATGCTTGCGTGGGTGTTTGACAGACGCGTCTGATGGTAGCTACAAGTTGTTGCTGGTACTATTCTGTCATCGGCGGTGACAGCAGCCGGTGCTGAGACTCTCTGGAGGCTTTTCTATTTATtttatatcacctttatttaaccaggtaggccagtagagaacaaattctcatttacaactgtgacctggccaagataaagcaaagcagtacgaaaaaaacgacaacacagagttacacagaaacaaacgtacagtcaataacacaaaataaaagaaaaatataaaatgatatgtacagtgtgtgcaaatgtagaagagaggtaaggcaataaataggccctagaggagaaaataattacaatatagcattactactggagtgatagatgtgtaagtagagatactgggatgcaaaagagcaagagggtacgttataatatggggatgaggtagttgggtgtgctatttacagattggcagTGTacaggtaagctgctctgacagctgatgcttaaagttagagagggagatataagactccaacttcagtgatttttgcaatttgttccagtcattggcagcagagaactgcaaGGAAAGGccgccaaagtaagtgttggctttggggatgaccagtgaaatacacctgctggagcgtgagGTATTactgggtgttgctatggtgaccagtgagctaagataaggtggggcttttaCCTtccaaagacttatagatgacctggagccagtgggtttggcgatgaatatgtagtgagggccagccaacgagagcatacaggtcgcagtggttggtagaatatggggctttggtgactaaacggatggcactgtgacagactacatccatttgctgagtagagtgttggaagatATTTTGTATattacattgccgaagtcaaagatcagtaggatagtcagttttatgagggtatgtatggcagcatgagtgaaggaggctttgtttgcgaaataggaaatagaaatattctagatttaattttggattggagatgcttaatgtgagtctggaaggagagtttacagtctaaccagacacctaggtatttgtagctttccacatattctatgacagaaccgtccagagtagtgatgctagtcgggcgggcaggtgcgggcagcggttgaagagcatgcatttagttttacttgcatttaaaagcagttggaggccatggaaggagtgttctATGGCcatgaagctcgtctggaggtttgcttacacagtgtccaaagaaggaccagaagtatacagaatggtgtcgtctgcataggggtggaccagagaatcaccagcagcaagagtgacatcattaatatacacagagaaaagagtcggcccgagaattgaaccctgtggcacccccatagagactgccagaggtccggacacaGGCCCtgcgatttgacacactgaactctatctgagaagtagttggtgaaccaggcgaggcagtcatttgagaaaccaaggctattgagtctgccaataagaatactgtgattgacagagtcgaaagccttggccaggtcgatgaagacggctgcacagtactgtattttatcgatggtggttatgatatcgtttaggaccccgagcgtggctgaggtgcaccaatgaccagctcggaaaccggattgcgtagtggagaaggtacggtgggatttgaaatggtcggtgatctgtttgttaacttggctttcgaagattttagaaaggcacggcaagatggatataggtctataacagtttgggtctagagtgtctccccctatgaagagggggatgactgcggcagctttccaatctttggggatctcagacgatacgaaagagaggttgaacaggctagtaataggggttgcaacaatttcggcagataactttagaaagagagggtgcagattgtcttgcccagctgatttgtagggatccagattttgcagctctttcagaacatcagctgtctggatttgggtgaaggagaagtgggggaggcttgggcaagttgctgcagggtgtgcagagctgttggcccgtgtaggagtagccaggtggaaagcatggccagccgtagaaaaatgcttattgaaatgattgattattgtagatttatcagtggtgaccgtgtttccaagcctcagtgcagtgggcagctgggagggggtgctcttattctccatggactttacagtgtcccagaactatttggaatttgtgctacaggatgcacatttctgcttgaaaaagctagcctttgctttcctaactcactgtgtatattggttcctgacttccctgaacagttgcatatcgcgggcgctattcgatgctaatactggtcaagggcagtcaagtctggggtgaaccaaggactatatctgttcttagttcaaaattttttgaatggggcatgcttatttaagatgatgaggaaagcacttttaaagagcaaccaggcatccttccaggatgaggtcaatatccttccaggatacccgggccaggtgaTTAGAAAGACCTGAAAGGCAGTGAATAATGTGCTTAGTTGGACTATCactagtttttcaacaggacaatgacccaacacacctccaggctgtgtaagggctatttgaccaagaaggtgagtgatggagtgctgcatcaaatgtctTGGCCTCCACAACCCAATtaatccaggtgaagctggattaagagaatgccaagagtgtgcaaagctgtcatcaaggcaaaggatggctactttgaagattctcaaatataaaatatatttagatttgttgaacaattttttggttactacatgtttccatatgtgttatttcgtagttttttataatgtagaaaatagtacaaataaaggttAATGTGTAATACAATCATTAAATGCTTAGTATATGATATAATGCATCTATGTCCCCCTTTTTATCTGAATGTATCTATGTCCCCCTTTAAATCTGAATGTATCTATGTCCCCCTTTAAATCTGAATGTATCTATGCCCCCCTTTAAATCTGAATGTATCTATGTCCCCCTGAATGTATCTTTAAATCTGAATGTATCTATGTCCCCCTTTAAATCTGAATGTATCTATGTCCCCCTTTTTATCTGAATGTATCTATGCCCCCCTTTAAATCTGAATGTATCTATGTCCCCCTTTTTATCTGAATGTATTCACAAGAAAACAAAGGCAAGTTATTATTCATTACTTTGTAGTTTATAAAAGACCCACCCACGCTCGTGCAAAAGATAAAgtagaaaaaatacatttttaaataaataacattaaaatAACTTTGATGTTCTCAACCTGCATAGTGCCCAGCACTTTGATAGATTGTGAGACAGCTCATAAATGGCTCAAAGTTCAGTTTGAATGACAccctgcaaaagtattcagaaAAGTAataatgtgtgtagtgtgttgtaaTATTGGGTTGATGGGATAGTACACCGTGGTGTTGGGTTGATGGGATAGTACACTGTCCAGTAGTATTGGGTTGATGGGATAGTACACTGTCCAGTAGTATTGGGTTGATGGGATAGTACACTGTCGTGTTGGGTTGATGGGATAGTAGACTGTGGTGTTGGGTTGATGGGATAGTACACTGTCCAGTAGTGTTGGATTTGATGGGATAGTACACCGTGGTGTTGGGTTGATGGGATAGTACACTGTCCAGTAGTATTGGGTTGATGGGATAGTACACTGTGGTTTCCAGTATTGTTGGGTTGATGGGATAGTACACTGTGGTTTCCAGTATTGTTGGGTTGATGGGATAGTACACTGTGGTTTCCAGTATTGTTGGGTTGATGGGATAGTAGACTGTCCAGTAGTATTGGGTTGATGGGATAGTACACTGTCCAGTAGTGTTGGGTTGATGGGATAGTAGACTGTCCAGTAGTATTGGGTTGATGGGATAGTACACTGTCCAGTAGTGTTGGGTTGATGGGATAGTAGACTGTCCAGTAGTATTGGGTTGATGGGATAGTACACTGTGGTGTTGGGTTGATGGGATAGTACACTGTGGTGTTGGGTTGATGGGATAGTACACTGTCCAGTAGTATTGGGTTGATGAGATAGTACACTGTCCAGTAGTATTGGGTTGATGGGATAGTACACTGTCCAGTAGTATTGGGTTGATGGGATAGTACACTGTCCAGTAGTGTTGGGTTGATGGGATAGTAGACTGTGGTGTTGGGTTGATGGGATAGTACACTGTCCAGTAGTGTTGGGTTGATGGGATAGTACACTGTCCAGTAGTATTGGGTTGATGGGATAGTACACTGTCCAGTAGTGTTGGGTTGATGGGATAGTACACTGTGGTGTTGGGTTGATGGGATAGTACACTGTGGTTGGGTTGATGGGATAGTACACTGTGGTGTTGTGTTGATGGGATAGTACACTGTGGTTGGGTTGATGGGATAGTTCACTGTGGTGTCCAGTATTGTTGGGTTGATGGGATAGTACACTGTGGTGTCCAGTATTGTTGGGTTGATGGGATAGTACACTGTCCAGTAGTGTTGGGTTGATGGGATAGTACACTGTCCAGTAGTGTTGGGTTGATGGGATAGTACACTGTCCAGTAGTATTGGGTTGATGGGATAGTACACTGTCCAGTAGTATTGGGTTGGTGGGATAGTAGACTGTCCAGTAGTGTTGGGTTGGTGGGATAGTACACTGTCCAGTAGTATTGGGTTGATGGGGTAGTACACTGTGGTGTTGGGTTGATGGGGTAGTACACTGTCCAGTAGTATTGGGTTGATGGGGTAGTACACTGTGGTGTTGGGTTGATGGGGTAGTACACTGTGGTGTTGGGTTGATGGGATAGTACACTGTGGTTGGGTTGATGGGATAGTTCACTGTGGTGTTGGGTTGATTGGCTAGTAGACTGTCCAGTAGTATTGGGTTGATAGGATATTACACTGTCCAGTAGTATTGGGTTGATGGGATAGTTCACTGTGGTGTTGGGTTGATGGGATAGTACACTGTGGTGTCCAGTATTGTTGGGATGATGGGATAGTACACTGTCCAGTAGTATTGGGTTGATGGGATAGTACACTGTCCAGTAGTGTTGGGTTGATGGGATAGTAGACTGTGGTGTTGGGTTGATGGGATAGTAGACTGTGGTGTTGGGTTGATGGGATAGTAGACTGTGGTGTTGGGTTGATGGGATAGTACACTGTGGTGTTGGGTTGATGGGATAGTACACTGTGGTGTTGGGTTGATGGGATAGTACACTGTGGTGTCCAGTAGTGTTGGGTTGATGGGATAGTACACTGTGGTGTCCAGTAGTGTTGGGTTGATGGGATAGTACACTGTGGTGTCCAGTAGTGTTGGGTTGATGGGATAGTACACTGTGGTGTCCAGTAGTGTTGGGTTGATGGGATAGTACActgtagtgtccagtagtgttggGTTGATGGGATAGTACACTGTGGTGTCCAGTAGTGTTGGGTTGATGGGATAGTACACTGTGGTGTCCAGTAGTGTTGGGTTGATGGGATAGTACACTGTGGTGTCCAGTAGTGTTGGGTTGATGGGATAGTACACTGTGGTGTCCAGTAGTGTTGGGTTGATGGGATAGTACACTGTGGTGTCCAGTAGTGTTGGGTTGATGGGATAGTACACTGTGGTGTCCAGTAGTGTTGGGTTGATGGGTTGCTTCTCCATTATTTCTTCTGTCTCTCAGGGAACAGCCATCTCCATTTCTCATTATGCAGAAAGCAAAACAGTCAGTCATTAAACAGCTGGAGGAACAGTCAGTTATTATACAGCTGGAGGAACAGTCCGTCATTATACAGctggaggaacagtcagtcaTTATACAGctggaggaacagtcagtcaTTATACAGctggaggaacagtcagtcaTTATACAGctggaggaacagtcagtcaTTATACAGctggaggaacagtcagtcaTTATACAGctggaggaacagtcagtcaTTAAACAGCTGAGGAACAGTCAGTCATTATACAGctggaggaacagtcagtcaTTATACAGctggaggaacagtcagtcaTTATACAGctggaggaacagtcagtcaTTATACAGCTGGAGGAACAGTAAGTCAATATACAGctggaggaacagtcagtcaTTATACAGctggaggaacagtcagtcaTTATACAGctggaggaacagtcagtcaTTATACAGctggaggaacagtcagtcaTTATACAGctggaggaacagtcagtcaTTATACAGCTGAGGAACAGTCAGTCATTATACAGCTGAGGAACAGTCAGTCATTATACAGCTGAGgaagagtcagtcagtcattatacAGCTGGAGGAACAGTCAATCATTAAACAGATGGAACATCAGACATCACATTCGAATCAGATCTAGCAGTGTATGACTgtcactaccatactaccattaCCATTACCATGGACATGTCTGGATGCAGTACTCACCTTTATACCCCAAGAAGAGGTGGTGTGTTTGGACTTGAGCTCCTCCACTGATTCATAGGTGTGGTTGTTAGCAGAAGGTCTGGCTGATCCTTCCAGTCCTAACTCTGGTATGTGTTCATAAGGTCTGGCTGATCCTTTCAGTCCTAACTCTGGTATGTGTTCATAAGGTCTGGCTGATCCTTTCAGTCCTGACTCTGGTATGTGTTCATAAGGTCTGGCTGATTCTTTCAGTCCTAACTCTGGTATGTGTTCATAAGGTCTGGCTGATCCTTTCAGTCCTAACTCTGGTATGTGTTCATAAGGTCTGGCTGATCCTTTCAGTCCTAACTCTGGTATGTGTTCATAAGGTCTGGCTGATCCTTTCAGTCCTAACTCTGGTATGTGTTCGTAGGTGTCGTCCAGTAGGAGACGGAGGACCGGCTCACAAGGGACCTCAGCGTACAGACTGTTAGctacctcttcctcttcctgtggtGATGATGTCATGGATGATGTCATGAATGATGTCATGGTTCCTTCCTGGTCCCTGGGTCTACCTGCCAGTTGATACACGAGGGCAGGTATGGGGCTGTTACATAGATGTTCCAGACTGTGGCTGATTATTGGAGGTCTCTTGGAGGTATCCTTGTGGTAGCTCTGATCCAGAAGGGAAGGTCCAGATGGGTAGCTCTGGTCCAGAAGGGAGGGGCTAGTGGTCCGTTTAGTGGGGTTGGGAGAGAGTCTTGGGGGAGTAAAAGAAGGTGTGCTCAGCCTGTAGGAGTAATTGGCCCCCTCCTCTGAGTCAGGATCCAGGTCCAGGAGAGGCAGAGACTTACTCTTGCAGTCCAGCAGGCTGAGTAGCTCTGAATAGACTGTGCCTGGGTCTGGTCCAGGGGCTGAGGCAGGGCCTGGGGCTCCAGGTTTACCACTGGGGATGCCCCCCCTCTGAGGAGGGGTTTGATGTTGGGCTACAGGACCCAGGCCTTCAGCCCTTCCTTCCAGGCTCCTGGGTTGGGGATTCATGGCCTTGTGCTTCTCCAGCTGGGCATACAACGCCCTTCTCTGAGCACTACCCTGTTGGTAATCCAGGGAACTGCTCTTCAAAGGACCGGCCCTTCTAGGCACAGGTGGTACTCTAGGTACAGTTGGCACAGAGGGTTCTTCCTGGTTAGAGAGGCATGAGGAAGTGATTTGGTTACCCTCTGATCAACTTTGAATCTTTTTTTGCAATCGCCAGCAAGTAATCAAAACAAATCATAGGCCTGAGTTTTACAAAGAGGCCCTTTGACTTGACATCTGTTAGTTGAATGTTCCACCAACCCCCCTATAAAGCTGTAGTGTTGTACGTTACAAGAAACCAAATGCAATAGGACTGTAGTTTATGTGTGAACATTTTGATGAGCAAACTCACAGTCCTATTGCAGCGGGTTGCCTTACAATCGTACGTCGAATAAACATATTATTTGTACACTAACCTCTGGTTTCCTGCTGCTTTTGGGAGGcagtgtgggaggaggagggtgctCCTCGGTGTGGTCGCCAGGACTATCCCTGGTCCAGTCACCCTGCTGGTCACTCTGTGCGTCCCACAGGCTCCTCACAGCTCTCACACTGACCCCCGGCTTCTCTCTGAGGTTGACTTTGATGACGTCATAGACTTCtcctctggaagactgaaatagCACGACATCATCAGGTTTACTAACAGGTACAGTGTACACCACCATTATAACTGACCAGATGTATTTActgatatactgtattctgtgaACTAGATCAGGAGCAGATCAGGTACTCTCTAAAGGGTTAAACAACTGGTCTGGGCCAGGCTAGAGACAAAatctctcctcacctctagacaGGAACAGGTCAGGTACTCTCTGAAGGGCTCTATGGGGCTGGTCTTGTAGTGTTCTATCAGTTCTCCCAGGGTCTCATGCTCCTCTGTGTCTCCAGACACTATGAACTGGCCTGACTTACTCTGGTTGATCACAAAGTGTCTGCATCGATCACGGCCTCTGGAAGACAATAATAACACTGGTAAGTCCGGGGTATGCTGTTGTGTTATACTGTGGTCCACTGTTATCTCCCTTGTTACCTCTGCTGTTATCTATGTTATCGCCACTGTTACCTCCACTGTTATCTCCACTGTTATCTGTGTTATCTCCACGGGCGTGCTATTTCCACAGTTATCTACAGTATGTTATCTCCTCTGTTATCTATGTTATCTGCACTGTTATACGTATTATCTCCACTGTTATCTCCACTATTATCTATGCTATCTCCACCGTTATCTCCGTTGTTATCTATGTTATCTCCACTGATACCTATGTTATCACCAATATTATCTATGCTATCTCCACTGTTATATCTCCTGTTATCTATGTTATCTCCACTGGTATCTATGCTATCTCCACTGGTATCTATgctatctccactggtatatatGTTATCTCTACTGTTATATATGTTATCTCCACTGTTATATTTTTTCTCCATTGTTATCTCTACTGTTATCTATGGTATCTCCATGGTTATCTCCACTTTTATATATGTTATCTCCACTATtatctactgtatgttatctgcactgTTATATGTATTATCTCCACTGTTATCTATGTTATCGCCACTGTTATCTCCACTCTTATTTATGTTATCTCCACAGCTATCTATGTTATCTTGACTGTTATTTATGTTTTCTCTACTGGTATGTCCACTATTATCTATGCTATCTCCACTGTTATCACCACGTTATCTCCACTGTTATCTTTGTTATCTCCACTGGTATCTATGTTATCGCCACTGGTATGTTATCTCCACTGTTATATATGTTATCTCCACTGTTATCTATAC encodes the following:
- the sh2d7 gene encoding uncharacterized protein sh2d7, whose translation is MEPAVESQQDQGTEGNLGTGCRHREMALKWFMETQAPLILHEGNFPSWFEGFITRRAAEEMLRDKELGCFLIRLSDKAMGYILSYRGRDRCRHFVINQSKSGQFIVSGDTEEHETLGELIEHYKTSPIEPFREYLTCSCLESSRGEVYDVIKVNLREKPGVSVRAVRSLWDAQSDQQGDWTRDSPGDHTEEHPPPPTLPPKSSRKPEEEPSVPTVPRVPPVPRRAGPLKSSSLDYQQGSAQRRALYAQLEKHKAMNPQPRSLEGRAEGLGPVAQHQTPPQRGGIPSGKPGAPGPASAPGPDPGTVYSELLSLLDCKSKSLPLLDLDPDSEEGANYSYRLSTPSFTPPRLSPNPTKRTTSPSLLDQSYPSGPSLLDQSYHKDTSKRPPIISHSLEHLCNSPIPALVYQLAGRPRDQEGTMTSFMTSSMTSSPQEEEEVANSLYAEVPCEPVLRLLLDDTYEHIPELGLKGSARPYEHIPELGLKGSARPYEHIPELGLKGSARPYEHIPELGLKESARPYEHIPESGLKGSARPYEHIPELGLKGSARPYEHIPELGLEGSARPSANNHTYESVEELKSKHTTSSWGIKKWRWLFPERQKK